ATTTTAATTTGAGTCATTATTTCACCCCCTTAGTAATTTTCATATTTCAATTAACTACTATAAATATGCGTTGTTTATAAACCACTGTCAAGAGGGACGGATCTTGAAGTATAGTTGGAGTAAAAAGTCGCTCCATAGTAGTGCGATAGGGATAGCTAAGACCAAAAATGGCCCGAAGTGAATCGTACTCTTGAGTCCCTTTTTCTTAAATAGCATGAGAACAAGCGACACTAAAGCCCCAGTCACAAAAGCAATCATAATGGCGACAGCAATTTTAGGCCAGCCACAGAGCAGTCCCATTAAAAAAGCAAACTTAACGTCACCAAGACCCATTCCACGACCGCGGGTGACGAGTACAAGGAGCAAGAAAAAGGCGACAGCGAGAATGGCGCCACCCAAATCCCAAGCGAGCGGTATTAAATAGTAGTTTTTAAGATGAAAATCTAAGAAGCCGGTTTGAATTAAATACTTTCCCAGTTTATTAGCAGGGTCTAGAAGATTTGACCGCAACAACCAATAACCGGAAGCGGCGTCCCAGATTTTATAAATGACAGTGAGAGCCACCCCCCAGATTAACGAGACATCAGGAATGATGCCGTCGCGCAGATCGGCAAAAAAAATCGCGATCAAAGTTAAGCTGATTAACAAAGCTAAAATAAAACTTACAAATCTTATAAAATCTACTGGTGCTATAAAAATAGGCAAAGCGGTCTTAAAGAAATAAAAATACAGAGAACCAAAGGTTAAAGCGGTTGCCAGCTCAACACCGGGATAAAAAGCCGACAGAGAATGACCGCAATGCCGACATTTTCCTTTCTGAACAAGCCACGATATTAAAGGAATATTTTCACGCCAAGACAAAAGGTGATTGCAAAAATCGCAGTGTGATCGGCCTTTTGTGACCTTTTCAGATCGAACATAACGAGTTACAAAGGCGCCAACAAAAGAACCGAGACAAAGACCGAGGATAGAAACAAAGACCAGCGACAGAATCCACGGGAGCAAATTAATTAAAAAGGACATTATGAGTAGAGTAGAGGACGTTAATAATTAAATCAAGATGTTTGTTTTTTTACGTGATCGGATCGAGGACGACCCATGGGTCGTCCCTACAAAATCTAGAAGGAGATCACCTCAAGTTGACTGCGAATGACACGTCTTCGACTCCGCCCTTCAGCTGACCTCCTTTAAATCTGTAGGGACGACCCATGGGTCGTCCTCGATCAATTTCAAAATAAATGTGTAATATTAATATATGCATTATTTTGATCGACGTAACCCACGTCTCAAAAAACACGATTATAGATCACCCACAGATTATTTCGTGACAATATGTACACACGAACGTAGATTTATTTTTGGTGAAATTGTAAATTTTAACCCAGACGTTATTTTAGGAGAGGCATTGATTCCGGACCCAAGAATTGAAACCGAAAGTAATCATGAATTTAACATTAATGCTGCTCTAAAGGCATTCCCGGATGTTATTACCAAATATCATCCAGGTGATATGAAATTAAGCGCGTTCGGAAAAATAGTTGATGAAGTGTGGAAAGAATTACCAAAACAT
This portion of the candidate division WWE3 bacterium genome encodes:
- a CDS encoding prepilin peptidase, coding for MSFLINLLPWILSLVFVSILGLCLGSFVGAFVTRYVRSEKVTKGRSHCDFCNHLLSWRENIPLISWLVQKGKCRHCGHSLSAFYPGVELATALTFGSLYFYFFKTALPIFIAPVDFIRFVSFILALLISLTLIAIFFADLRDGIIPDVSLIWGVALTVIYKIWDAASGYWLLRSNLLDPANKLGKYLIQTGFLDFHLKNYYLIPLAWDLGGAILAVAFFLLLVLVTRGRGMGLGDVKFAFLMGLLCGWPKIAVAIMIAFVTGALVSLVLMLFKKKGLKSTIHFGPFLVLAIPIALLWSDFLLQLYFKIRPS